One window of Manihot esculenta cultivar AM560-2 chromosome 17, M.esculenta_v8, whole genome shotgun sequence genomic DNA carries:
- the LOC110605637 gene encoding NAC transcription factor 29-like, giving the protein MARMNMPSLILPPGFRFHPTDEELINHYLKKKASSSSDDPELSIIANINIYKFNPWELPGKALFGENEWFFFSSRDRKYPNGGRPNRTAASGYWKATGTDKPILSSNGSQCLGVKKSLVFYKGRAPKGIKTNWMMLEYRLLDDNHQLQKLRGSMRLDDWVLCRIRRKNSNLKEKEETYESSCGSSLPFSVGCLQGQEAILEITNMALKDYDYDFEACLKSEDTDGQAEYHEGSPGNSFSAVDSGSHQQPAAVSSLKEALESIKKVLFVGAFEELMPVPVPPTKRLHVSTSNNAENSSIFQVSSPTISPPYPQSFSEFMI; this is encoded by the exons ATGGCCAGAATGAACATGCCCAGTCTCATCCTCCCACCAGGTTTCAGGTTTCATCCTACAGATGAGGAGCTCATCAACCATTATCTTAAAAAGAAagcctcttcttcttctgatGATCCAGAACTTTCTATAATAGCAAATATCAATATCTACAAGTTCAATCCTTGGGAACTTCCTG GAAAGGCCCTGTTTGGAGAAAATGAGTGGTTTTTCTTCAGTTCAAGAGATAGAAAATATCCAAATGGTGGTCGCCCAAATAGAACAGCTGCATCTGGTTACTGGAAAGCCACAGGAACTGATAAACCAATACTCTCATCCAATGGATCACAATGTCTTGGGGTGAAGAAATCACTTGTATTCTACAAAGGCCGAGCTCCAAAGGGCATTAAAACCAATTGGATGATGCTTGAGTACAGGCTTCTTGACGATAATCATCAGCTGCAAAAGCTAAGAGGATCAATGAGA TTGGATGACTGGGTTTTGTGCCGAATTCGCCGGAAGAACAGCAActtgaaagaaaaagaggaaacttATGAAAGCAGCTGTGGCAGCTCTCTTCCATTTTCTGTGGGGTGCTTACAAGGTCAAGAAGCAATATTGGAAATTACTAACATGGCACTTAAAGACTATGATTATGATTTTGAAGCTTGTCTTAAAAGTGAAGACACAGATGGACAAGCTGAATACCATGAAGGATCTCCTGGAAACTCATTCTCAGCTGTGGATTCTGGTTCTCATCAGCAACCAGCCGCAGTTTCCTCCCTAAAAGAGGCACTTGAGTCCATTAAGAAAGTACTCTTTGTCGGAGCTTTCGAGGAGCTGATGCCAGTCCCAGTGCCACCAACAAAGAGGTTGCATGTCTCCACTTCAAACAACGCAGAAAATTCAAGTATCTTTCAAGTCTCTTCTCCTACTATTTCACCGCCATATCCGCAGAGCTTCTCAGAGTTCATGATCTGA